In Carassius carassius chromosome 27, fCarCar2.1, whole genome shotgun sequence, the sequence GCTCCACACGCCAACAAACTACCTCACTCTTTCTCTGGCCGTGGCCGATCTGCTCATCGGAGGTTTTGTGATGCCTCCGAGCATGCTGCGATCTGTTGAGACTTGCTGGTACTTGGGAGACGTGTTCTGTAAAATACACAGCAGTGTTGATATTATGTTATGCATCACATCTCTTTTGCACATATCTTTCATCTCAATCGATCGCTATTATGCCGTATGTCATCCGCTTCAGTACCGAAGTAAAATCACACCTCCCATTTCCCTCATTATGATTTCCCTAAGCTGGGGTCTGGCTGCTTTTGTTGGATTTTCTATGGTGTTTCTACAACTCAACATTATGGGTGATGAGGAGTTTTATTTCAGTAATGTAGACTGTAAAGGAGCCTGTATCATCTTTCAAACTGCAGCAGCCAGCACCATTTCTTCATTTCTTGCTTTTGGCCTTCCCGCAATAATTGCTGTCAGCATTTATCTAAAAATTCTCCTTGTTGCACAAAAACAATCAAAGTCTATACAGCATTCAGCACATATGGGCAAGAAAAACTGTGTATCTATTAATAAAAGTGAGGGGAAGGCCACAAAAACACTGGCTATCATCATGGGGGTATTTTTTGTCAGCATCTCACCATTTTTCTTCTGTAATCTAGTAGATCCTTTTCTTGATTACACAATACCACCAACcgtatttgatgtttttttgtggATTGGATATATGAATTCTCTGTGTAACCCTTTTGTGTATGCATTCTTTTATAGATGGTTTAGAAAAGCTCTGAGAATCATTCTTTTGGCCAAAATATTTCAAGTAAATTCTTCACAACTTGACTTGATGGAAAGACGTGATTAGGAATGACTCGTGATTAGGAATCTcttgtaaataatttttatataaatttaagcAAACAGAAATGTCCTGcttatatgttttaatatttatataactataattTCATCTCTGCACAGTAAACATGATGCCAAATAACCAGATGACACATGCATTATTTATACTGAGCCACTACCTGAAATGTCTGCAGATAAAAGTTAGACTATATAATCCTTTATAATATGAACAAATTTCAAAGTGCATCACTGTGCATCATTATTCTTTTGACACCCATCCATTACATGCATAACGTTCAGTTTTGCAAGCAACTCACATGTata encodes:
- the taar10 gene encoding trace amine-associated receptor 10 translates to MDLNNSTQTRIDRGPVLCFESSNNSCERFVYPSEIQILLYLFFSAIALTTVCGNLVVIIAIIHFKQLHTPTNYLTLSLAVADLLIGGFVMPPSMLRSVETCWYLGDVFCKIHSSVDIMLCITSLLHISFISIDRYYAVCHPLQYRSKITPPISLIMISLSWGLAAFVGFSMVFLQLNIMGDEEFYFSNVDCKGACIIFQTAAASTISSFLAFGLPAIIAVSIYLKILLVAQKQSKSIQHSAHMGKKNCVSINKSEGKATKTLAIIMGVFFVSISPFFFCNLVDPFLDYTIPPTVFDVFLWIGYMNSLCNPFVYAFFYRWFRKALRIILLAKIFQVNSSQLDLMERRD